A window of Candidatus Hydrogenedens sp. genomic DNA:
GGGGAATGAGAGATGTTCGGACTAAATATACATAATTTTCTTCATCGCCCGATTTAAATAATCCAACCGCAAAAACGGGAATAGAACCTGAACTAAATCGTTGAATGATAATTCGTTGGACTTCTTCAGGTAGTGTCATCTTTAGTCGTTCTATTCGGTCACGCACTTCTGCAGTTGCAAGAGTCATATCGGTATCAAGGTCAAACCACATATTTACTGTGCAACCGTTAGAAGAACTGGTAGTAGCAATACTCCTGAGTCCGGGAATCGTTCGAAATTCCCCTTCTACGGGAATGGCAATTTGCTGTTCGACCTGTTCAGGTGACCCCCCGGGATAAGGGATAAAACAACCTATGAAAGGGCGGTCAACTTTAGGGAGAAATTTTAAAGGAATACGATACCAAGAAATGAACCCTAATACCAATATGGATATGGAAACCATAATCATGGTAATAGGACGATTAATTGCTAATTTAGGTAACGACCAATCCATTTATCTTTTTCCCCTGTGGAACATAGTAGAAAACATATAATTTCCCATAGGGATTATCCAAAGTGTTAGAAGAGTACTTGAAGAAAGTCCTGCCATAACAGTTAGTGCCAGAGGTTGTCTTAATTCAGAACCTTCACCGTGAGAT
This region includes:
- a CDS encoding efflux RND transporter permease subunit, which produces MDWSLPKLAINRPITMIMVSISILVLGFISWYRIPLKFLPKVDRPFIGCFIPYPGGSPEQVEQQIAIPVEGEFRTIPGLRSIATTSSSNGCTVNMWFDLDTDMTLATAEVRDRIERLKMTLPEEVQRIIIQRFSSGSIPVFAVGLFKSGDEENYVYLVRTSLIPRLRRLDGVADIQIISPIPEKEVLIEVSQDRLNSLNIPIVSLLNTLRTSSVNISLGSVTQNDRKYFARLSGEYRNLSEIENLIINKDGMRLKDIATVQFGSREKAQRVALDGKGGVVLLVIKESEANAVAVCDRIKRELENILSE